The following are encoded together in the Planococcus antarcticus DSM 14505 genome:
- the frr gene encoding ribosome recycling factor: MPKSVMNDTKSKMTNAIQAFSRDLSSIRAGRATPSILDKLTIDYYGSPTPVNQVAGISIPEARLIMIQPYDKSVLGDIEKAILKSDLGLSPSNDGSVIRLAVPALTEERRKDLAKQVKKEAEEAKVGIRNIRRDANDEFKKLEKKSEITVDDLRGYSDDVQKLTDDNITKIDELAKGKEKEIMEV; the protein is encoded by the coding sequence ATGCCGAAATCAGTGATGAATGATACTAAGTCTAAAATGACCAATGCAATCCAGGCTTTTTCTCGGGACCTATCTTCTATCCGTGCTGGACGTGCAACTCCATCTATTCTGGATAAGTTGACAATCGATTATTACGGTTCTCCAACACCGGTCAATCAAGTCGCAGGAATTTCGATTCCTGAAGCTCGTTTGATTATGATCCAGCCGTATGATAAATCGGTTCTTGGAGATATCGAAAAAGCCATCCTGAAATCTGACCTGGGTTTAAGCCCGTCAAATGATGGTTCGGTAATCCGGTTGGCAGTTCCGGCATTGACGGAAGAGCGCCGCAAAGATCTTGCGAAACAAGTGAAAAAAGAAGCGGAAGAAGCGAAGGTCGGAATCCGTAACATTCGTCGAGATGCTAATGACGAGTTCAAGAAACTAGAAAAGAAAAGTGAAATCACAGTTGATGACCTGCGCGGCTATTCTGATGACGTCCAGAAATTGACGGATGATAACATCACAAAAATCGATGAACTAGCTAAAGGTAAAGAAAAAGAGATTATGGAAGTTTAA
- a CDS encoding isoprenyl transferase: protein MFNKLLKRNTDLVSESGNRSVLISNEAVPTHIAIIMDGNGRWAKKRSLPRVAGHHEGMKTVRKVTKLANELGVSVLTLYAFSTENWKRPKIEVDFLMRLPEEFLTTFLPELIEENVRVEMMGYHHNLPLHTLRAIKKAKEATKDNTGLILNFALNYGSRAEIVDAVKDIAAQVAAGTLDICDINEDLISGGLMTKGLPEPDLLIRTSGEVRLSNFMLWQLAYTEFWFTETLWPDFNEDSLLEAIEIYQKRNRRYGGLKGDEVK, encoded by the coding sequence ATGTTTAATAAACTATTAAAACGAAATACTGATTTGGTTTCGGAAAGCGGAAATCGCTCAGTCTTGATTTCGAACGAAGCAGTCCCGACTCATATTGCGATCATTATGGACGGCAATGGGCGATGGGCAAAAAAACGTTCGCTTCCAAGAGTTGCCGGACACCATGAAGGAATGAAGACTGTCCGCAAAGTGACCAAGCTTGCCAATGAACTCGGGGTCAGTGTTTTGACCTTATATGCATTTTCCACTGAAAATTGGAAGCGGCCAAAAATCGAAGTGGATTTTTTGATGCGCTTGCCGGAAGAGTTTTTGACAACCTTTCTGCCTGAATTGATTGAAGAAAATGTTCGTGTGGAAATGATGGGCTATCACCACAACTTGCCTTTGCACACACTTAGAGCCATAAAAAAAGCGAAAGAGGCTACTAAAGACAATACTGGACTTATCCTGAATTTCGCCTTGAATTACGGCAGCCGTGCAGAAATTGTAGATGCTGTGAAAGATATTGCGGCACAGGTGGCTGCAGGGACATTGGATATCTGTGATATCAACGAAGACCTTATTTCTGGAGGGTTGATGACAAAAGGTCTGCCTGAACCGGATTTGCTGATCCGTACAAGCGGCGAAGTTCGTTTAAGTAATTTTATGCTTTGGCAATTGGCCTATACCGAGTTTTGGTTCACGGAAACCTTGTGGCCCGATTTTAATGAAGATTCCTTGCTAGAAGCGATTGAGATTTATCAAAAACGCAATCGCCGGTATGGAGGGTTGAAAGGAGACGAAGTGAAATGA
- the rpsB gene encoding 30S ribosomal protein S2: protein MAVISMKQLLEAGVHFGHQTRRWNPKMKKYIFVERNGIYIIDLQKTVRKLEEAYSFMKQVGEEGGKVLFVGTKKQAQDAIKEEAERSGNYYINQRWLGGTLTNFGTIQKRVNRLKQIERMEEDGTFEVLPKKEVVQLKKQHERLVKFLGGVRDMNSLPDVMFVVDPRKERIAVAEAIKLNIPIVGIVDTNCDPDEIDYVIPANDDAIRAVKLLTGKMADALLESKPEEDEETQAESAE, encoded by the coding sequence ATGGCAGTAATCTCAATGAAACAATTGTTAGAAGCTGGTGTTCACTTCGGTCACCAGACTCGTCGTTGGAACCCGAAAATGAAAAAATATATTTTCGTGGAACGTAACGGTATCTACATCATCGATCTTCAAAAAACAGTTCGCAAACTGGAAGAAGCTTATAGCTTCATGAAACAAGTTGGCGAAGAAGGCGGAAAAGTACTTTTCGTCGGTACAAAAAAACAAGCTCAAGACGCGATCAAAGAAGAAGCAGAGCGTTCTGGCAACTACTACATCAACCAACGTTGGTTGGGTGGAACACTTACTAACTTCGGTACAATCCAAAAACGTGTGAACCGTTTAAAACAAATCGAGCGCATGGAAGAAGATGGAACTTTCGAAGTTCTACCGAAAAAAGAAGTTGTTCAGTTGAAAAAACAACACGAACGCCTTGTCAAATTCCTTGGCGGTGTCCGTGACATGAATTCACTACCGGACGTAATGTTCGTAGTTGACCCACGTAAAGAACGTATTGCAGTTGCAGAAGCAATAAAATTGAACATTCCTATCGTTGGTATCGTTGATACGAACTGTGACCCGGATGAAATCGATTATGTTATTCCTGCAAACGACGATGCAATCCGTGCAGTTAAATTGTTAACTGGTAAAATGGCGGATGCTTTACTTGAGTCGAAACCGGAAGAAGATGAAGAAACTCAAGCTGAATCTGCTGAGTAA
- the pyrH gene encoding UMP kinase: MSVQQYKRIVLKLSGEAMAGGQGFGLSPEIIKSVASQVKEVVELGVEVAVVVGGGNIWRGKVGSEMGMDRATADYMGMLATVMNSLALQDSLEKQDVETRVLSSIEMRQVAEPYIRRRAIRHLEKKRVVIFAAGTGNPYFSTDTTAALRAAEIEADVILMAKNNVDGVYSADPKTDSTAVKYEELSYFEVIQQGLQVMDSTASTLCMDNDIPLVVFSIMENGNIKRAVLGEKIGTVVRRTI; encoded by the coding sequence ATGAGTGTTCAGCAATATAAACGCATTGTATTAAAACTAAGTGGTGAAGCAATGGCAGGAGGACAAGGTTTCGGTCTGTCCCCTGAAATTATCAAATCAGTAGCAAGCCAAGTAAAAGAAGTGGTCGAACTCGGAGTGGAAGTCGCAGTAGTTGTAGGCGGCGGCAACATCTGGAGAGGTAAAGTCGGTTCTGAAATGGGGATGGACCGAGCGACAGCTGATTACATGGGCATGTTGGCAACGGTGATGAACTCATTGGCTTTACAAGATTCATTGGAAAAGCAGGATGTGGAAACCCGCGTTCTTTCATCCATTGAAATGCGCCAAGTAGCTGAGCCTTACATCCGCAGAAGAGCTATCCGCCACCTTGAGAAAAAGAGAGTGGTCATATTTGCGGCAGGTACCGGAAACCCTTATTTCTCAACTGATACAACAGCAGCATTGCGCGCGGCAGAAATTGAAGCCGACGTCATTTTGATGGCGAAGAACAATGTTGATGGCGTTTACTCAGCTGATCCGAAGACGGATTCTACAGCAGTAAAATATGAAGAACTCTCTTATTTCGAAGTGATTCAACAAGGCTTACAGGTTATGGATTCGACAGCTTCCACACTTTGTATGGACAATGATATCCCACTCGTAGTATTCTCAATTATGGAAAATGGAAATATAAAACGAGCTGTACTCGGAGAAAAAATCGGGACAGTAGTGAGGAGAACAATATAA
- the tsf gene encoding translation elongation factor Ts encodes MAVTAQMVKELRAKTGAGMMDCKKALVETDGDMEAALDFLREKGLSSASKKADRIAAEGTTSILVKENEAIIFEVNAETDFVAKNEGFQTLVKELGEHLITTKPATVEEANASTMSNGLTVADHISNAIAKIGEKITLRRFEIRTKTDADAFGPYLHMGGRISVLVVLENSTDTDAARDIAMHIAALNPKYISRDEVSGEEVERERGVLTEQALNEGKPEKIVAKMVEGRLGKYFEDICLLDQAFVKNSDQKVRDFAASTGGSVKEFIRYEVGEGIEKREDNFADEVMSQVNKK; translated from the coding sequence ATGGCAGTTACAGCACAAATGGTAAAAGAATTGCGCGCAAAAACTGGCGCAGGTATGATGGATTGTAAAAAAGCTTTAGTGGAAACAGACGGAGATATGGAAGCGGCTCTAGATTTCTTGCGTGAAAAAGGTCTTTCAAGTGCTTCTAAAAAAGCGGACCGCATCGCAGCTGAAGGAACAACTTCAATTCTTGTAAAAGAAAACGAAGCGATTATCTTTGAAGTAAACGCAGAAACTGACTTTGTTGCGAAAAACGAAGGCTTCCAAACACTAGTAAAAGAATTGGGCGAACACTTGATCACCACTAAACCAGCTACAGTTGAAGAAGCTAACGCTTCAACAATGTCTAATGGTTTGACAGTTGCTGATCACATTTCAAACGCAATCGCAAAAATTGGTGAAAAGATCACTTTGCGCCGCTTTGAAATTCGCACAAAAACAGATGCTGACGCGTTCGGTCCTTACCTTCATATGGGTGGGCGGATTTCAGTTCTTGTTGTTCTTGAAAACTCTACGGATACGGATGCTGCTCGCGACATCGCTATGCACATCGCTGCATTAAATCCTAAATACATTTCACGTGACGAAGTTTCTGGTGAAGAAGTAGAGCGCGAGCGTGGAGTATTGACTGAGCAAGCTTTGAACGAAGGCAAGCCTGAAAAAATTGTTGCTAAAATGGTTGAAGGCCGTCTAGGCAAATATTTCGAAGATATCTGCTTGCTTGATCAAGCGTTCGTCAAGAACTCAGATCAAAAAGTCCGTGATTTCGCAGCTTCTACAGGTGGGTCTGTTAAAGAATTCATCCGTTATGAAGTTGGAGAAGGCATCGAAAAACGTGAAGACAACTTTGCTGATGAAGTTATGAGCCAAGTTAACAAAAAATAA